From Solwaraspora sp. WMMD1047, the proteins below share one genomic window:
- the uvrB gene encoding excinuclease ABC subunit UvrB, with translation MALDIPRLDGTFEVISEFKPSGDQPAAIDDLERRVRRGDRHSVLLGATGTGKSATTAWLVERLQRPTLVIAPNKTLCAQLAKEFGELLPNNAVEYFVSYYDYYQPEAYIPQTDTYIEKDSSINEEVERLRHKATMSLLTRRDVIVVATVSAIYGLGTPEEYLDRAVRIRVGQEVERDGLLRRLVDVQYTRNDMAFNRGTFRVRGDTLEIIPAYEELALRIEFFGDEVEKLYYLHPLTGDVVREVDNLLIFPATHYAAGPQRMERAITDIEAELGERLAELERQGKLLEAQRLRMRTTYDIEMMRQVGFCSGIENYSMHIDGRLPGSPPHCLLDYFPDDFLTVVDESHVTIPQIGGMFEGDASRKRMLIDHGFRLPSAADNRPLRFDEFLERVGQMVFLSATPGTWELQEAGGEFVEQVIRPTGLVDPEVVVKPTKGQIDDLMHEIKLRTERDERVLVTTLTKKMAEDLSDYLLEHGIRVRYLHSEVDTLRRVELLRELRKGDYDVLVGINLLREGLDLPEVSLVAILDADKEGFLRSGRSLIQTIGRAARNVSGQVHMYADKMTPSMRDAIDETNRRRAKQVAHNEAHGISPEPLRKKIHDILDDIYREAEDTEGATVGGAARQMSRGKAPVPETRSRSRSAAAGPSRQGMARADLAQLIQELNDQMLAAARELQFELAARIRDEVSELKKELRGMDAAGIT, from the coding sequence ATGGCGCTCGACATACCCCGGCTCGACGGCACCTTCGAGGTGATCAGCGAGTTCAAGCCCTCCGGTGATCAGCCGGCAGCTATCGATGATCTTGAGCGCCGGGTCCGTCGGGGGGATCGTCACTCCGTGCTGCTCGGCGCCACCGGCACCGGCAAGAGCGCCACCACCGCGTGGCTGGTCGAGCGGCTGCAACGGCCGACCCTGGTGATCGCGCCGAACAAGACCCTCTGCGCCCAGCTCGCCAAGGAGTTCGGCGAGCTGCTGCCGAACAACGCCGTCGAATACTTCGTCTCCTACTACGACTACTACCAACCCGAGGCGTACATCCCGCAGACCGACACCTACATCGAGAAGGACTCCTCGATCAACGAGGAGGTCGAGCGGCTGCGGCACAAGGCCACGATGTCCCTGCTGACCCGCCGCGACGTGATCGTGGTGGCCACCGTCTCGGCGATCTACGGCCTGGGCACCCCGGAGGAATACCTGGACCGGGCGGTCCGGATCCGGGTCGGCCAGGAGGTCGAGCGGGACGGCCTGCTGCGCCGCCTGGTCGACGTCCAGTACACCCGCAACGACATGGCGTTCAACCGGGGTACCTTCCGGGTCCGCGGCGACACGCTGGAGATCATTCCCGCGTACGAGGAACTGGCGCTGCGGATCGAGTTCTTCGGCGACGAGGTGGAGAAGCTCTACTACCTGCACCCGTTGACCGGGGACGTGGTGCGGGAGGTGGACAACCTGCTGATCTTCCCGGCCACCCACTACGCCGCCGGGCCGCAGCGGATGGAGCGGGCGATAACCGACATCGAGGCCGAGTTGGGCGAGCGGCTGGCCGAGCTGGAGCGGCAGGGCAAGCTCCTGGAGGCGCAGCGGCTGCGGATGCGCACCACCTACGACATCGAGATGATGCGGCAGGTCGGCTTCTGCTCCGGCATCGAGAACTACTCGATGCACATCGACGGCCGGCTCCCCGGCAGCCCGCCGCACTGCCTGCTCGACTACTTCCCGGACGACTTCCTCACCGTGGTCGACGAGTCGCACGTGACCATCCCGCAGATCGGCGGCATGTTCGAGGGCGACGCCTCCCGCAAGCGGATGCTCATCGACCACGGGTTCCGGCTGCCCAGCGCCGCCGACAACCGGCCGCTGCGGTTCGACGAGTTCCTGGAACGGGTCGGCCAGATGGTCTTCCTGTCGGCCACGCCCGGCACCTGGGAGCTGCAGGAGGCCGGCGGCGAGTTCGTCGAGCAGGTGATCCGCCCGACCGGCCTGGTCGACCCCGAGGTGGTGGTCAAGCCCACCAAGGGCCAGATCGACGACCTGATGCACGAGATCAAGCTGCGCACCGAACGGGACGAGCGGGTGCTGGTCACCACGCTCACCAAGAAGATGGCCGAGGACCTGTCGGACTACCTGCTGGAGCACGGCATCCGGGTGCGCTACCTGCACTCCGAGGTCGACACGCTGCGCCGGGTCGAGCTGCTGCGCGAGCTGCGCAAGGGCGACTACGACGTGCTGGTCGGCATCAACCTGCTCCGGGAAGGGCTGGACCTGCCCGAGGTGTCGCTGGTCGCCATCCTCGACGCCGACAAGGAGGGCTTCCTGCGCAGCGGCCGGTCGCTGATCCAGACCATCGGCCGGGCGGCCCGCAACGTCTCGGGCCAGGTCCACATGTACGCGGACAAGATGACCCCGTCGATGCGGGACGCGATCGACGAGACCAACCGGCGCCGGGCCAAGCAGGTCGCGCACAACGAGGCGCACGGCATCAGCCCCGAGCCGCTGCGCAAGAAGATCCACGACATCCTCGACGACATCTACCGGGAGGCCGAGGACACCGAGGGCGCCACCGTCGGCGGCGCGGCGCGGCAGATGTCGCGGGGCAAGGCGCCGGTCCCGGAGACCCGCAGCCGGTCCCGGTCCGCGGCGGCCGGCCCGTCCCGGCAGGGGATGGCCCGGGCCGACCTGGCGCAGCTCATCCAGGAGCTCAACGACCAGATGCTGGCCGCCGCCCGGGAGCTGCAGTTCGAGCTGGCCGCGCGGATCCGCGACGAGGTCTCCGAGCTGAAGAAGGAACTGCGGGGCATGGATGCCGCCGGCATCACCTGA
- a CDS encoding VOC family protein yields MRTIYPIFTYSDARAAIDWLTRAFGFQVHQVHDAPDGSVAHAELIYDTGMIMIGRGTGPDPLPAPDQWSVYVAVDDIEAHHARAKAAGAEIVQDLRDTDYGSRDYSARDLEGYVWSFGTYRA; encoded by the coding sequence ATGCGAACGATCTATCCCATCTTCACCTACTCCGACGCCCGGGCCGCCATCGACTGGCTCACCAGGGCGTTCGGCTTCCAGGTCCACCAGGTGCACGACGCCCCGGACGGTTCGGTCGCGCACGCCGAACTGATCTACGACACCGGAATGATCATGATCGGTCGGGGGACGGGACCCGATCCCCTGCCGGCCCCCGACCAGTGGTCGGTCTACGTGGCGGTGGACGACATCGAGGCGCACCACGCGCGGGCGAAGGCCGCCGGCGCCGAGATCGTCCAGGACCTCCGCGACACCGACTACGGTTCCCGCGACTACAGCGCACGCGACCTCGAAGGTTACGTGTGGTCGTTCGGCACCTACCGGGCCTGA
- a CDS encoding DUF397 domain-containing protein translates to MVARYPGRPEWRKSSRSNTSGNCVEVAATGGMVVVRDSKDPAGPVLGFPAADWQSFVDSLRRA, encoded by the coding sequence ATGGTCGCGCGGTATCCGGGGCGCCCGGAATGGCGCAAGAGCAGCCGCAGTAACACCAGCGGCAACTGTGTCGAGGTCGCGGCGACGGGTGGGATGGTCGTGGTCCGGGACTCCAAGGACCCGGCCGGACCGGTGCTCGGCTTCCCGGCCGCCGACTGGCAGTCCTTCGTGGACAGCCTCCGCCGCGCCTGA
- a CDS encoding AraC family transcriptional regulator, which translates to MPPASPEPATEATATASAESPADGPATVLTADSGLVFGTPQPVLRQYVDRYIGYWERAREPLIRREVAGAFVVVVLGWGAPMDVTDPLDADRGVRRTASFAAGVYDRYVTTHLPAGLGQGVELMLSPLVAGRLLGLPGGELGNRSVNVDQLPGGWLGRLRDRLAEAPDWPARFALLDRAIGARLAATADPDPRLDRAWQRLADTHGRVSIGQLAAEVGWSRRHLATVFQREIGLAPKTAARVLRFQRAYADGGVGSGAGGGSGDGGGGSNGGGGAHGGGGLADGGWADGGWADGGWADGGWADGGWADGGWAAVAARCGYYDQAHLIRDFREFAGATPTEFAGFAPKPVAGPCEPV; encoded by the coding sequence ATGCCGCCGGCATCACCTGAGCCGGCGACCGAGGCCACGGCCACGGCGTCAGCCGAGAGCCCCGCCGACGGGCCGGCCACCGTGCTGACCGCCGACAGCGGCCTGGTGTTCGGCACCCCGCAGCCGGTACTGCGTCAGTACGTCGACAGGTACATCGGGTACTGGGAGCGGGCCCGGGAGCCGTTGATCCGCCGGGAGGTGGCGGGCGCCTTCGTCGTGGTCGTCCTCGGCTGGGGCGCACCCATGGACGTCACCGACCCGCTCGACGCGGATCGGGGAGTCCGGCGGACGGCGTCGTTCGCCGCCGGGGTCTACGACCGGTACGTCACCACCCATCTGCCGGCCGGTCTCGGGCAGGGGGTCGAGCTGATGCTGTCCCCGCTGGTGGCCGGGCGGCTGCTCGGCCTGCCCGGCGGCGAGCTGGGCAACCGGTCGGTCAATGTCGACCAGCTTCCGGGCGGCTGGCTGGGTCGGCTGCGGGACCGGCTCGCCGAGGCGCCAGACTGGCCCGCCCGGTTCGCGCTGCTCGACCGGGCGATCGGGGCGCGGCTGGCCGCCACCGCCGACCCCGACCCGCGCCTCGACCGGGCCTGGCAACGGCTGGCCGACACCCACGGCCGGGTGAGCATCGGTCAGCTCGCCGCCGAGGTCGGGTGGAGCCGCCGGCACCTCGCCACCGTGTTCCAGCGCGAGATCGGCCTGGCGCCGAAGACGGCGGCCCGGGTGCTGCGCTTCCAGCGGGCGTACGCCGACGGCGGCGTCGGCTCGGGTGCCGGAGGCGGCTCAGGTGACGGTGGCGGCGGATCGAACGGCGGTGGCGGAGCGCATGGCGGCGGCGGGTTGGCTGACGGTGGCTGGGCTGACGGTGGCTGGGCTGACGGTGGCTGGGCTGACGGTGGCTGGGCTGACGGTGGCTGGGCTGACGGTGGCTGGGCGGCAGTCGCGGCCCGGTGCGGCTACTACGACCAGGCGCACCTGATCCGCGACTTTCGCGAGTTCGCCGGCGCCACTCCGACCGAGTTCGCCGGGTTCGCACCGAAGCCGGTCGCCGGACCGTGTGAGCCCGTCTGA